In Streptomyces hawaiiensis, one genomic interval encodes:
- a CDS encoding alkaline phosphatase D family protein, translating into MALTGRQKPPCEHAFSPHDAVLRSAVPHVARRRFLTVTAAAAMLAFSTNRPARGATAVRELDAARITDNPFTLGVASGDPLPDSVLLWTRLAPQPFAEDGGLGQERVAVAWEVAADEWFVIVEQEGTATAHPEYAHSVHVDVKGLRSDSEYYYRFRVGSWISPVGRTRTSPAPGSDTSRLRLAAVACQAYQDGYYTAHRHLAQEDVDVVFFLGDYLYEYAVDSAGGARRYTDRKLPDVFNRETTTLADYRLRYSLYKSDPDLQAAHARHPFVVTWDDHETENNYAGPHDEKGSAPEEFLVRRAAAYRAYWENQPLRAEQLPNGPDARLYRRLTWGSLAQFDILDTRQYRSDQAYDDRPHAPGPESDDLARTLTGAAQERWLLDGWRDSDALWHVMPQQVCFSQRKFDLTAPARVSMDAWDGYRASRDRVMAGAKAAGIDNWMVLTGDVHVGYAFDLKDDFDDPQSKTLGTELTCTSVASGGNGSKKPDNWDTYMKANPHMKYYDGRRGYVRVELGRENAQADFRTVSAINTPEGTISTSASFVTEVGSPGLKSA; encoded by the coding sequence ATGGCGCTGACGGGCCGTCAAAAGCCACCCTGCGAGCACGCCTTCTCCCCGCATGACGCCGTGCTGCGCAGCGCGGTGCCGCACGTCGCCCGCCGTCGCTTCCTGACCGTCACGGCGGCCGCCGCGATGCTCGCCTTCAGCACCAACCGGCCGGCGCGCGGCGCCACCGCCGTTCGCGAACTCGACGCGGCCCGGATCACCGACAACCCGTTCACCCTCGGCGTGGCCTCCGGGGACCCGCTGCCGGACTCGGTGCTGCTCTGGACACGGCTCGCGCCCCAGCCGTTCGCGGAGGACGGCGGCCTCGGCCAGGAGCGGGTCGCCGTCGCCTGGGAAGTGGCCGCGGACGAGTGGTTCGTCATCGTCGAGCAGGAGGGTACCGCCACAGCCCACCCCGAGTACGCCCACAGCGTGCACGTCGACGTCAAGGGCCTGAGGTCGGACAGTGAGTACTACTACCGGTTCCGGGTGGGCTCCTGGATCAGCCCCGTGGGCCGCACCCGCACCTCCCCCGCCCCGGGCAGTGACACCTCCCGCCTGCGGCTGGCCGCCGTCGCCTGCCAGGCCTACCAGGACGGCTACTACACCGCCCACCGGCATCTGGCGCAGGAGGACGTCGACGTGGTCTTCTTCCTCGGCGACTACCTGTACGAGTACGCCGTGGACTCCGCCGGCGGGGCCCGCCGCTACACCGACCGCAAGCTGCCCGACGTGTTCAACCGCGAGACGACCACGCTCGCGGACTACCGGCTGCGCTACTCGCTCTACAAGAGTGACCCGGACCTGCAGGCCGCGCACGCCCGGCATCCGTTCGTCGTCACCTGGGACGACCACGAGACGGAGAACAACTACGCGGGTCCCCACGACGAGAAGGGCAGTGCTCCGGAGGAGTTCCTGGTACGACGGGCCGCCGCCTACCGGGCGTACTGGGAGAACCAGCCGCTGCGCGCCGAGCAGCTGCCGAACGGGCCCGACGCCCGGTTGTACCGTCGGCTGACCTGGGGATCGCTCGCCCAGTTCGACATCCTCGACACCCGCCAGTACCGCTCCGACCAGGCCTACGACGACCGGCCGCACGCGCCGGGACCCGAGTCGGACGATTTGGCCCGTACCCTCACCGGTGCCGCTCAGGAGCGCTGGCTACTGGACGGCTGGCGGGACTCCGACGCGCTGTGGCACGTGATGCCCCAGCAGGTGTGCTTCTCCCAGCGCAAGTTCGACCTGACGGCGCCGGCCCGGGTCTCCATGGACGCCTGGGACGGCTACCGGGCCTCCCGTGACCGGGTCATGGCGGGCGCGAAGGCTGCCGGCATCGACAACTGGATGGTCCTCACCGGCGACGTCCACGTCGGCTACGCCTTCGACCTCAAGGACGACTTCGACGACCCGCAGTCCAAGACGCTGGGCACGGAGCTCACCTGCACCTCCGTCGCCAGCGGCGGGAACGGAAGCAAGAAGCCGGACAACTGGGACACGTACATGAAGGCCAACCCCCACATGAAGTACTACGACGGCCGGCGCGGCTATGTCCGGGTCGAGCTGGGCCGCGAGAACGCCCAGGCCGACTTCCGGACCGTCTCGGCCATCAACACGCCCGAGGGCACCATCTCGACGTCCGCGTCCTTCGTCACGGAGGTGGGATCGCCCGGCCTGAAGTCAGCGTGA
- a CDS encoding carbohydrate-binding protein, giving the protein MAHRHAVAGRRAALTAIGALVATGIPSAVAAEPAPPAGPLPSAAQTLGAHRPSPALLRALERDLGLTPAQASRRLVNEAEAGTRAGLLHNALGNRFAGAWLRGTTSQELVVATTDAADVPAIKAQGAKAAVVKKTLRELMVAKKKLDRAAARVSTRDTPLWYVDVPANRVAVEARTKAAAAAFVKAAGLDGRSVGVKVTANRPRLMADITGGDAYHINNAARCSIGFSVTKGDQQGFASAGHCGKKGDRTTGFDKAEQGTFQASTFPGKDMSWVAVNDQWTTTANVKVEGDQKVQITGSVQALVGAAVCRSGSTTGWHCGKIEQHETSVSYAEGRVDGLTRTTVCAEPGDSGGPYVAGVQAQGVTSGGTGDCTSGGTTFYQPINALLNDFGLTLKTVAAETPAPQGNAARAWAAGRVYEAGATVTHAGVRYRCLQTHQAQSAWAPTRTPALWRRA; this is encoded by the coding sequence ATGGCCCACAGACATGCCGTGGCCGGCCGCCGGGCGGCGCTGACCGCAATCGGCGCGCTCGTCGCCACAGGGATCCCGTCCGCCGTGGCGGCCGAGCCGGCACCGCCCGCAGGGCCTCTGCCCTCGGCCGCCCAGACCCTCGGAGCCCACCGGCCGTCGCCTGCGCTGCTGCGCGCCCTGGAGCGCGACCTCGGGCTGACCCCGGCTCAGGCCTCCCGGCGGCTGGTCAACGAGGCGGAGGCGGGCACCCGGGCGGGGCTGCTGCACAACGCGCTGGGCAACCGCTTCGCGGGGGCCTGGCTGCGCGGCACGACATCGCAGGAACTCGTGGTGGCGACCACCGACGCCGCGGACGTGCCCGCCATCAAGGCCCAGGGCGCCAAGGCGGCTGTCGTGAAGAAGACGCTGCGCGAACTGATGGTCGCGAAGAAGAAGCTGGACCGGGCGGCGGCCCGCGTCAGCACCCGCGACACACCCCTGTGGTACGTCGACGTCCCGGCGAACCGGGTCGCCGTGGAGGCCAGGACCAAGGCCGCGGCCGCCGCGTTCGTCAAGGCCGCGGGCCTCGACGGCAGAAGCGTGGGCGTCAAGGTGACGGCGAACCGGCCACGCCTCATGGCGGACATCACGGGCGGCGACGCCTACCACATCAACAACGCCGCCCGCTGTTCCATCGGCTTCTCCGTAACCAAGGGCGACCAGCAGGGCTTCGCCTCGGCGGGCCACTGCGGCAAGAAGGGCGACCGGACGACCGGCTTCGACAAGGCGGAGCAGGGCACGTTCCAGGCTTCCACGTTCCCGGGCAAGGACATGTCGTGGGTCGCCGTCAACGACCAGTGGACCACGACCGCGAACGTGAAGGTCGAGGGTGACCAGAAGGTGCAGATCACCGGCTCGGTCCAGGCGCTCGTCGGGGCCGCCGTCTGCCGCTCCGGCTCCACCACCGGGTGGCACTGCGGCAAGATCGAGCAGCATGAGACCAGCGTCAGCTACGCCGAGGGCAGGGTCGACGGGCTGACCCGGACGACGGTGTGCGCCGAGCCCGGCGACTCCGGCGGGCCCTATGTCGCGGGCGTCCAGGCGCAGGGCGTGACCTCCGGCGGTACGGGCGACTGCACGAGTGGCGGCACCACCTTCTACCAGCCGATCAATGCGCTGCTCAACGACTTCGGCCTCACCCTGAAGACCGTTGCCGCCGAAACCCCGGCACCGCAGGGCAATGCCGCGCGGGCGTGGGCCGCGGGCCGTGTCTACGAGGCCGGCGCCACCGTGACCCACGCGGGTGTGCGCTACCGGTGCCTGCAGACCCACCAGGCCCAGAGCGCGTGGGCGCCCACCCGCACTCCGGCCCTGTGGCGGCGGGCATGA
- a CDS encoding serine hydrolase domain-containing protein codes for MTPRRHTPWPGEPLDDAEAPALRATPAEESSAVRHAPRDEGPAASRDTPVGRTPAPHDVPPDESRHLRAPLAAAGPVPRVPSPEVSPDDDPLVERLADAVTASDAPDVVFALSRHGRRSIMSGGTALPPPLPRQNLRYEIGSASKTFTGLLLARLISSGRLSGGEPAAAFLGGGRPSGANPVTLAHLITHTSGLPALPTGFFLRGLPAWTTNPYARFPDARVVDAFLRHRPRHRPGTRWRYSNYGVAVLGHALSAATGTPWEDLLTDQVLHPLGLDGTTLRADDSGLDALGHGRDGVSPVPAFDAGGFQAAGAVRATPHDLLTFLEAHLDPTGVAPRLAPALRAVRRPVLRRGIGHRHVHTIAWFRHPTDGGPMYFHSGATLGQQAFLGFRADTGTALAAVCTRRFRAHEPFLAAAYALLAQE; via the coding sequence ATGACGCCCCGGCGGCACACGCCCTGGCCGGGTGAACCGCTCGACGACGCCGAGGCTCCGGCCCTGCGCGCCACGCCGGCGGAGGAGTCCTCGGCCGTACGCCACGCGCCGAGGGACGAGGGCCCGGCGGCCTCGCGCGACACACCGGTGGGCCGGACACCTGCCCCGCATGACGTGCCGCCGGATGAATCCCGGCACCTCCGCGCCCCGCTCGCGGCGGCGGGGCCTGTCCCGCGCGTCCCGTCGCCGGAGGTTTCCCCGGACGACGACCCGCTCGTCGAGCGGCTCGCTGACGCCGTCACCGCATCCGACGCCCCGGACGTGGTGTTCGCCCTCTCCCGGCACGGCCGCCGCAGCATCATGAGCGGCGGCACCGCCCTGCCCCCGCCGCTTCCCCGCCAGAACCTGCGTTACGAGATCGGCTCGGCGTCGAAGACGTTCACCGGTCTGCTGCTGGCCCGGCTGATCAGCAGCGGCCGGCTGTCCGGCGGTGAACCGGCCGCCGCCTTCCTGGGCGGGGGGCGGCCGTCAGGTGCGAACCCGGTGACGCTCGCCCACCTGATCACCCACACCTCCGGACTGCCCGCCCTGCCGACCGGGTTCTTCCTCCGGGGCCTGCCCGCCTGGACAACCAACCCGTACGCCCGCTTCCCGGACGCCCGGGTCGTCGACGCCTTCCTGCGGCACCGGCCGCGCCACCGCCCCGGTACCCGGTGGCGCTACTCCAACTACGGCGTCGCCGTACTCGGACACGCACTCTCCGCCGCGACCGGCACACCCTGGGAGGACCTGCTCACCGACCAGGTGCTGCACCCCCTCGGCCTGGACGGCACGACCCTGCGCGCGGACGACTCCGGTCTGGACGCCCTCGGGCACGGACGGGACGGCGTGTCACCCGTGCCCGCCTTCGACGCCGGAGGCTTCCAGGCGGCGGGTGCCGTACGGGCCACGCCGCACGACCTGCTCACCTTCCTCGAGGCCCATCTGGACCCGACCGGCGTGGCACCGCGCCTCGCCCCCGCCTTGCGGGCTGTGCGCCGGCCCGTGCTCCGCAGGGGCATCGGGCACCGGCACGTCCACACCATTGCCTGGTTCCGTCACCCCACGGACGGCGGGCCGATGTACTTCCACAGCGGCGCGACCCTCGGCCAGCAGGCGTTCCTGGGCTTTCGCGCCGACACCGGCACGGCCCTGGCCGCGGTGTGCACCCGCCGCTTCCGGGCCCACGAACCCTTCCTGGCCGCCGCGTACGCGCTGCTGGCACAGGAGTAG
- a CDS encoding DUF6895 family protein: MRDTRGTRQVAEDALAWVSAHRAQFALGEDALAADGQVNRSWKPLGELAQVCATVTRHTAPPDPLHACAADLMTFAWQETGRGELFMRLQRLEPFATYPLEVYAAMAAAGLRHPGYEAATAMVARTRGWQLTEQEPTRRLGVLNAEVRSGIREHDAMPKALQRTWLAGLPEPWTFEQSSGYSLTHVVFHLTDWGRAGTGNVPPDLAEYLADWLPPWLDTCLDAGMWDLGCELLAVAASLPLLPERAVLQEAWTRVAEVQHPSGAIPESGTGAHHDSGPDFLSHYHPTLMAAFAATLTTGRLDDEARAATHHRPGGQGVLG, from the coding sequence GTGAGGGACACACGGGGGACACGGCAGGTGGCCGAGGACGCGCTGGCGTGGGTGTCGGCACATCGCGCGCAGTTCGCGCTGGGCGAGGACGCGCTGGCCGCCGACGGACAGGTGAACCGCAGCTGGAAGCCGCTCGGGGAACTGGCCCAGGTGTGCGCGACCGTGACCCGGCATACCGCGCCCCCGGATCCGCTCCACGCATGCGCGGCCGACCTGATGACCTTCGCGTGGCAGGAGACCGGCAGGGGCGAGCTGTTCATGCGCCTGCAGCGGCTGGAGCCCTTCGCGACATACCCCTTGGAGGTGTACGCCGCCATGGCCGCGGCGGGCCTGCGGCACCCGGGGTACGAGGCGGCCACCGCCATGGTGGCCCGCACTCGCGGCTGGCAACTCACCGAGCAGGAGCCCACCCGGCGGCTCGGTGTCCTGAACGCCGAGGTACGCAGCGGCATCCGGGAACATGACGCGATGCCGAAGGCGCTGCAGCGCACCTGGCTGGCCGGGTTGCCCGAGCCCTGGACCTTCGAGCAGTCCTCCGGCTACTCCCTCACCCACGTGGTCTTCCACCTCACCGACTGGGGACGCGCCGGGACCGGGAACGTGCCACCGGACCTGGCCGAGTACCTGGCCGACTGGCTGCCGCCCTGGCTCGACACCTGTCTGGACGCCGGGATGTGGGACCTCGGCTGCGAGCTGCTCGCCGTGGCGGCGAGTCTGCCCCTGCTGCCCGAACGCGCCGTCCTCCAGGAGGCCTGGACGCGCGTCGCGGAGGTACAGCACCCCTCCGGCGCGATCCCGGAGTCGGGGACCGGAGCCCATCACGACAGTGGACCGGACTTCCTCTCCCACTACCACCCCACCCTCATGGCCGCCTTCGCGGCGACCCTGACCACCGGGCGTCTCGACGACGAGGCCCGGGCAGCCACACACCACCGGCCCGGCGGACAAGGAGTGCTGGGATGA
- a CDS encoding aminotransferase class I/II-fold pyridoxal phosphate-dependent enzyme: MDHSRVPVLEALEDFRRRGDIAYGPPGHKQGRGVDPRVAEIVGLDVFRSDVLSLNGLDDRRQSRGVLSRAQELMADAVGAEHAFFSTCGSSLSVKTAMLAAPGPGEKLLPSRNAHKSVVAAVVVNGVEPIWVHPKFDTERHLAHPPEPDDVRRRLQEHPDAKGMLLITPTDWGSCADIAGVARVCHEFDVPVIVDEAWGAHLPFHPGLPAWGMDADADLVVTSVHKMGGAIEQSSVFHLQYDRVSPEALKQREDLLGTTSASSLVFATLDGWRRQMVEQGHDLLETALRRVGRIRAAVAELSGLRPMGREIVEEGLAADLDPLKLVIDVRKLGVSGMQAAEWLRTHRHVDVGGSDTCRISASITYADDDETEEVLLDALRALVMHADSIERRPPVRLPEPSALELEQAMLPREAFFAPVEHVPAERAAGRISAEMISPYPPGVPAVAPGEVITDEILDYLRSGVEHGVLIPDAADSSVRTVRVVARG, from the coding sequence ATGGACCACTCGCGTGTGCCCGTCCTGGAGGCGCTGGAGGACTTCCGGCGCCGCGGCGACATCGCCTACGGCCCACCCGGTCACAAGCAGGGCAGGGGAGTGGACCCGCGGGTGGCGGAGATCGTCGGCCTCGACGTGTTCCGCTCGGACGTGCTCTCGCTCAACGGGCTCGACGACCGCCGTCAGTCGCGGGGCGTGCTGAGCCGGGCCCAGGAGCTGATGGCCGACGCGGTCGGCGCCGAGCACGCCTTCTTCTCCACCTGCGGCAGTTCCCTGTCCGTGAAGACCGCCATGCTCGCCGCGCCCGGACCGGGCGAGAAGCTGCTGCCGTCGCGCAACGCCCACAAGTCCGTCGTCGCGGCCGTCGTCGTCAACGGCGTCGAACCGATCTGGGTTCACCCGAAGTTCGACACCGAACGGCACCTGGCCCACCCGCCCGAGCCCGACGACGTCCGCCGGCGCCTCCAGGAGCACCCGGACGCCAAGGGCATGCTGCTCATCACGCCCACCGACTGGGGTTCCTGCGCCGACATCGCGGGAGTGGCCCGGGTGTGCCACGAGTTCGACGTGCCCGTCATCGTCGACGAGGCCTGGGGCGCCCACCTGCCGTTCCACCCCGGTCTGCCGGCCTGGGGCATGGACGCCGATGCCGACCTGGTGGTGACCAGCGTGCACAAGATGGGCGGGGCCATCGAGCAGAGCTCCGTCTTCCACCTCCAGTACGACCGGGTGTCACCCGAGGCCCTGAAGCAGCGGGAAGACCTTCTCGGCACCACCAGCGCCTCCTCCCTCGTGTTCGCCACGCTAGACGGCTGGCGCCGCCAGATGGTCGAACAGGGGCACGACTTGCTGGAGACGGCGCTGCGCCGCGTCGGGCGCATCCGGGCGGCGGTCGCGGAGCTGTCCGGGCTGCGGCCGATGGGCCGGGAGATCGTGGAGGAGGGGCTCGCCGCCGACCTCGATCCGCTCAAGCTCGTGATCGACGTACGCAAGCTCGGCGTGAGCGGGATGCAGGCCGCGGAGTGGCTGCGCACGCACCGCCATGTGGACGTCGGCGGCTCGGACACCTGCCGGATCAGCGCCTCGATCACCTACGCCGACGACGACGAGACCGAGGAGGTCCTGCTGGACGCCCTGCGCGCGCTCGTCATGCACGCGGACTCGATCGAACGGCGCCCGCCGGTCCGGCTCCCGGAGCCCTCGGCGCTGGAGCTGGAGCAGGCGATGCTGCCCCGAGAGGCGTTCTTCGCCCCGGTCGAGCACGTGCCCGCCGAACGGGCCGCGGGACGGATCTCCGCGGAGATGATCAGCCCCTACCCGCCGGGCGTCCCCGCGGTGGCACCCGGTGAGGTGATCACCGACGAGATCCTGGACTACCTCCGCAGCGGCGTGGAGCACGGTGTCCTGATCCCGGACGCGGCCGATTCCTCCGTGCGCACCGTGCGGGTCGTGGCGCGAGGCTGA
- a CDS encoding amidohydrolase: protein MTRTPDLVHQAIREEVAARADALWGVARRLHAEPEHAFAEHRAAALLSGELEHAGFAVERGVAGMPTAFTARWGRGRPAVALLMEYDALPGLGHACGHNLIAAAGLGAALAVAAAMPQPSDGTVLAVGTPAEEGGGGKAVEVEAGVFDDVDAALMFHPGVYSWARAPLTAQVQYRVAFHGRAAHPTGNPTEGVDALAALVELFNVLAVLGRRLPEGSHVQGIVTHGGTATNIVPEYAEGLFGVRAATTTALEDLTERLRVCAEGVARATGTTAEVERATVRYEHFRDSEVLSDRFAAHLARAGIPLSPPTPGVYLGSSDIGNVSTRVPAIHPFVAITGEDGSDHTPEFAEAAASPRAREVLLAATQALACTAADVLLSGELREKAWARHRAV from the coding sequence GTGACCCGCACGCCTGACCTCGTACACCAGGCCATCCGTGAGGAGGTGGCGGCCCGGGCCGACGCGCTGTGGGGCGTCGCCCGGCGCCTGCACGCCGAACCCGAGCACGCCTTCGCCGAGCACCGGGCGGCCGCGCTGCTGTCGGGCGAGCTGGAACACGCCGGTTTCGCCGTGGAGCGGGGCGTGGCGGGGATGCCGACGGCGTTCACCGCCCGCTGGGGCCGGGGCCGGCCGGCGGTGGCGCTGCTGATGGAGTACGACGCCCTGCCCGGTCTCGGACACGCGTGCGGCCACAACCTCATCGCGGCGGCCGGGCTGGGCGCCGCGCTGGCCGTGGCCGCCGCCATGCCGCAGCCGTCCGACGGGACGGTGCTGGCGGTCGGCACGCCCGCCGAGGAGGGTGGCGGCGGCAAGGCCGTCGAGGTGGAGGCCGGGGTGTTCGACGACGTCGACGCGGCGCTGATGTTCCACCCGGGGGTGTACAGCTGGGCGCGGGCGCCGCTGACCGCGCAGGTGCAGTACCGGGTGGCCTTCCACGGCCGGGCCGCCCACCCCACGGGCAATCCCACCGAGGGCGTCGACGCGCTGGCGGCGCTCGTGGAGCTGTTCAACGTGCTGGCCGTGCTGGGGCGCCGGCTGCCGGAGGGCTCGCACGTACAGGGCATCGTCACGCACGGCGGCACGGCCACGAACATCGTCCCGGAGTACGCCGAGGGCCTGTTCGGTGTGCGCGCGGCCACGACGACGGCGCTGGAGGACCTGACGGAGCGGCTGCGCGTGTGCGCCGAGGGGGTGGCCCGGGCCACCGGCACCACCGCCGAGGTGGAACGGGCCACCGTGCGCTACGAGCACTTCCGGGACAGCGAAGTGCTGTCCGACAGGTTCGCCGCGCACCTGGCCCGGGCCGGGATCCCGCTGTCACCGCCCACGCCCGGCGTGTACCTGGGCTCGTCCGACATCGGCAACGTCAGCACGCGGGTGCCCGCCATCCACCCGTTCGTCGCGATCACGGGCGAGGACGGCTCCGACCACACCCCGGAGTTCGCCGAGGCGGCCGCCTCGCCCCGGGCCCGCGAGGTGCTCCTCGCCGCGACTCAGGCCCTCGCCTGTACCGCCGCCGACGTCCTGCTGTCCGGGGAGCTGCGCGAGAAGGCGTGGGCGCGGCACCGGGCGGTGTGA
- a CDS encoding DoxX family protein: MSLLRVLGRPMLASMFLTGGMNSVRDPKQVADAAEPVVQPVTERISALPDHTEQVVRLSGAVQVVAGLMLATGRVPRPAALAIAATLVPTTLAGHRFWEAEDPEERAQQRIHFFKNLSMLGGLLIAADDTGARPSVVWRGTHAARGLRRDAGLVRRSVRATARPAAAAGRVRAKLPA, translated from the coding sequence ATGAGTCTGTTGCGAGTGCTCGGCCGCCCCATGCTGGCCTCGATGTTCCTCACGGGCGGCATGAACTCCGTCCGCGATCCGAAACAGGTCGCCGACGCCGCCGAGCCTGTCGTCCAACCGGTCACCGAGCGCATCTCGGCGCTGCCGGACCACACCGAGCAGGTCGTACGGCTCAGCGGCGCCGTGCAGGTCGTCGCGGGGCTGATGCTGGCCACCGGGCGCGTGCCGCGTCCGGCCGCGCTGGCCATCGCGGCCACGCTGGTGCCCACCACGCTGGCGGGGCACCGCTTCTGGGAGGCGGAGGATCCCGAGGAGCGGGCACAGCAGCGCATCCACTTCTTCAAGAACCTGTCCATGCTCGGCGGGCTGCTGATCGCCGCCGACGACACCGGCGCCCGCCCCTCGGTGGTGTGGCGCGGCACCCACGCCGCCCGCGGGCTGCGGCGCGACGCGGGTCTGGTGCGCCGCTCCGTCCGCGCCACCGCACGGCCGGCCGCCGCGGCCGGGCGCGTCCGGGCCAAGCTCCCCGCCTGA
- a CDS encoding hemerythrin domain-containing protein has product MGHGGNVIDELVTDHREVEEMFGRIEALPSGHQDRKVYADQVTMELVRHSVAEEAYLYPAVREHVAGGDALADQELQDHATAEQIMKDLEGCDAGDADFDRLMGMLMSEIRSHIADEEGNLFPRLRQACPMDALNELGDKVRKAKKTAPTRPHPAAPDKPPANKLLAPGTGMVDRLRDALSGRGKFE; this is encoded by the coding sequence ATGGGACACGGAGGAAACGTCATCGACGAGCTGGTGACCGATCACCGCGAGGTCGAGGAGATGTTCGGCAGGATCGAGGCACTGCCGTCCGGCCACCAGGACCGCAAGGTGTACGCCGACCAGGTCACGATGGAGCTCGTACGGCACTCGGTGGCCGAGGAGGCCTACCTCTACCCGGCCGTACGCGAGCATGTGGCGGGCGGGGACGCCCTCGCCGATCAGGAGCTCCAGGATCACGCCACGGCCGAGCAGATCATGAAGGATCTGGAGGGCTGTGACGCGGGCGACGCCGACTTCGACCGGCTGATGGGCATGCTGATGAGCGAGATCCGCTCGCACATCGCCGACGAGGAGGGCAACCTGTTCCCGCGGCTGCGGCAGGCCTGTCCGATGGACGCGCTCAACGAGCTGGGCGACAAGGTGCGCAAGGCGAAGAAGACCGCACCGACCCGGCCCCACCCGGCGGCCCCCGACAAGCCTCCGGCCAACAAGCTCCTGGCTCCGGGCACCGGGATGGTGGACCGGCTGCGTGACGCGCTGAGCGGCCGGGGCAAGTTCGAGTAG
- a CDS encoding MFS transporter — MRWWSVANFVSNAGTWMQLTVQNLLVLEITGSAAATGLSMSVQAAPALLISVLGGAAVDRWPRKLTAAVSQAVLGAIAFTTAVLVALDRIDMTSLMVLAAVTGVVATVDNPACALLGNDLVPAEDVPSAIGVGALVHQAGRLVGAALAGVAVGFLGTSVAYFGNGLSFLFVASVIPFLRPAAGAARAQERNHRASKNTGPDLTVREGLAYFVRRPRLVALAGVTGISSVFGRNYGLTLAVLVTGPLAGGAGSFGTVSTVLAVGGILGAVLGARLRRPSVRLVGALAAAGGLLQAMAGVSPSLAVLIALVLPMAVVESISDTAGTAVLQTDPPAHLRGRVLGVWGSIGTVWGLGGPPALGLLMELAGPRGALVTGGLLIAGAIGAGSLLRQRRAVSPVVLRTEEHDVPGQPVLSPAA, encoded by the coding sequence ATGCGCTGGTGGTCCGTCGCGAACTTCGTGTCGAACGCCGGTACGTGGATGCAGCTCACCGTGCAGAACCTGCTGGTCCTGGAGATCACCGGGTCCGCCGCCGCGACGGGGCTGTCCATGTCCGTGCAGGCCGCCCCGGCGCTGCTGATCAGCGTGCTGGGCGGGGCCGCCGTCGACCGCTGGCCCCGCAAGCTCACGGCAGCCGTGAGCCAGGCGGTGCTCGGCGCGATCGCGTTCACCACGGCCGTCCTCGTGGCGCTGGACCGGATCGACATGACCTCACTGATGGTGCTGGCCGCCGTCACGGGTGTCGTCGCGACCGTGGACAACCCGGCGTGCGCGCTGCTGGGCAACGACCTCGTGCCGGCGGAGGACGTGCCCTCGGCCATCGGGGTCGGGGCGCTGGTGCACCAGGCGGGCAGGCTGGTGGGAGCGGCCCTGGCCGGTGTGGCGGTCGGGTTTCTCGGCACGTCCGTCGCGTACTTCGGCAACGGGCTGTCGTTCCTGTTCGTGGCCTCGGTCATCCCCTTCCTGCGCCCGGCCGCCGGTGCGGCGCGGGCGCAGGAACGGAACCACCGGGCCTCGAAGAACACCGGTCCCGACCTGACCGTGCGGGAGGGGCTGGCCTACTTCGTACGGCGGCCGCGCCTCGTCGCGCTGGCGGGTGTGACCGGCATCAGCTCCGTGTTCGGCCGTAACTACGGGCTCACGCTGGCCGTGCTCGTCACCGGGCCGCTCGCGGGAGGCGCCGGTTCCTTCGGCACGGTGTCGACCGTGCTCGCCGTCGGCGGCATCCTCGGCGCGGTGCTCGGCGCCCGGCTGCGCCGTCCGTCGGTGCGGCTCGTCGGCGCGCTGGCGGCCGCTGGCGGCCTCCTGCAGGCGATGGCGGGGGTGTCGCCGTCGCTGGCCGTGCTGATCGCGCTGGTGCTGCCGATGGCCGTGGTGGAGTCGATCTCCGACACCGCCGGTACGGCCGTCCTGCAGACCGACCCGCCTGCGCATCTGCGGGGACGGGTGCTGGGCGTGTGGGGCAGCATCGGCACCGTGTGGGGCCTGGGCGGGCCGCCCGCGCTGGGCCTCCTCATGGAGCTGGCCGGGCCCCGCGGCGCCCTCGTCACCGGCGGGCTGCTCATCGCCGGCGCGATCGGGGCGGGCTCCCTGCTGCGGCAGCGCCGGGCCGTGTCGCCGGTGGTGCTCCGCACGGAGGAGCACGACGTGCCGGGTCAGCCGGTGCTGAGCCCGGCGGCCTGA